In Verrucomicrobiota bacterium, the following are encoded in one genomic region:
- a CDS encoding BlaI/MecI/CopY family transcriptional regulator: protein MSHLAHSLSRRERQIVDILFKEGEASVSEVQVQMPSAPGYSAVRAMLRILENKGVVQHRKEGKKYIFRVQHSVEDAKRSALSQLMETFFNGSPKELVSTLISSEESEVTPKELEELQAMLEDARRRES, encoded by the coding sequence ATGAGTCATCTCGCCCATTCCCTGAGCCGTCGCGAGCGACAGATCGTGGACATTCTTTTCAAGGAGGGCGAGGCCTCGGTTTCCGAGGTCCAGGTCCAGATGCCGAGCGCCCCCGGCTACTCGGCCGTGCGAGCCATGCTCCGCATTCTGGAAAACAAGGGAGTCGTCCAGCACAGGAAAGAAGGCAAAAAATACATCTTCCGAGTCCAGCACAGCGTGGAGGACGCCAAGCGGAGTGCCCTCAGCCAATTGATGGAAACCTTTTTCAATGGCTCCCCCAAGGAGCTGGTGAGCACGCTCATCAGTTCAGAGGAGTCTGAAGTGACCCCGAAAGAATTGGAAGAACTGCAAGCGATGCTGGAAGACGCGCGCCGGCGAGAGAGCTAG
- a CDS encoding alpha/beta fold hydrolase produces MPSQAQSSCPSPVQWDERLLAVLTLPLFLLRAVQTKPCEGEAVVLLHGLSRNYFAMKPLAKRLHARGFHVVNISYPSHLADIPTLIGKYILPEIEKLGDRRIHFVTHSLGGILVRWLLKNEPPANPGRLVMLAPPNQGNEIVDRLGKKTWFPLLMGSAAMQLGTDGIPKKLGAVPIPACVVMGRRAVVPFFRGWHEGEGDGFVGVAGGHAPGVDASHVIEADHTFIMMHPEAIRIAIEFLESSAPKRSLQPSPAPEGIPQADFG; encoded by the coding sequence ATGCCCTCGCAAGCCCAATCCTCCTGCCCTTCCCCGGTTCAATGGGATGAACGCCTTTTGGCGGTTTTGACCTTGCCGCTCTTCCTCTTGCGAGCCGTCCAGACCAAGCCTTGTGAGGGTGAGGCCGTCGTTTTGCTGCACGGGCTCAGTCGAAACTACTTTGCCATGAAGCCGCTGGCCAAGCGCCTCCATGCCCGGGGATTTCACGTGGTGAATATCTCCTATCCTTCCCACTTGGCAGACATCCCCACCCTCATCGGGAAATACATCCTGCCTGAAATTGAAAAGTTGGGCGACCGCCGGATCCATTTTGTGACCCATTCCTTGGGCGGCATCCTCGTTCGCTGGCTCCTCAAGAATGAGCCCCCCGCCAACCCGGGACGGCTCGTTATGCTGGCCCCGCCCAATCAAGGAAATGAGATCGTGGACCGGCTGGGCAAGAAGACCTGGTTTCCCCTTCTTATGGGCTCGGCGGCCATGCAGTTGGGGACCGATGGGATCCCCAAGAAGCTGGGGGCGGTCCCCATCCCGGCCTGCGTGGTCATGGGCCGACGCGCCGTGGTCCCGTTTTTCCGAGGTTGGCATGAGGGCGAAGGGGATGGCTTTGTGGGCGTGGCCGGGGGGCATGCCCCGGGGGTGGATGCCTCTCATGTCATTGAGGCCGATCACACCTTCATCATGATGCATCCGGAGGCGATCCGGATCGCCATCGAGTTCTTGGAGAGCAGCGCTCCCAAAAGGTCGCTCCAGCCATCCCCCGCTCCCGAGGGAATTCCCCAGGCGGACTTTGGCTAG
- a CDS encoding M56 family metallopeptidase → MSEVGLRILEMLLRVACISGAGLLVFLAARGAAPALRRLILLSTLCAAMTVPAYTFFLMGTFWALGPSPASHPDEEVGSSSFLPDWLLSPVRQEASSPAMAHEASSTKPSLELGVLALPDWFATSFFFLWLGGTLLGGGYLLGKYRELRRINRSLREVFHPGWQRLAARLARTMGIRERVRLRLGEEAASPMIHGTFSPRLTLPGYMKDWPEEKLRLVFLHELAHWKNRDNFVGPVALWMRAFLWCEPLYRKVMDLLRSESEKSCDDLVLRAGVSPVEYATSLFEVLSWSRRKEAPPLGAACLTGGQAKERMTRILNAQAKRWVPGSNLRDSFVLLGVLSAVFLVHVALPLKLEARALGPSQPLLQPPSLACLGLPQASTQNDPGVFTVTLHDRQAEGPSLAAHPVSPGLLLGRSPAPVAHEYPPIIVEKSSALPAAPEASRHAQAVERLELEWRGVLSRLGLEPLPLPPAVPGTEWSAYSAAAREALALALSHERAERPAAALQAYLRAAQFQLQALRPGLPEEMIPRPSAEQLDFTRFRLERLLERM, encoded by the coding sequence ATGAGCGAAGTCGGTTTGCGCATTTTGGAAATGCTGCTCCGCGTGGCCTGCATTAGCGGGGCCGGTCTCCTGGTGTTTTTGGCCGCACGAGGGGCGGCCCCGGCCCTCCGTCGCCTCATTCTCTTGAGCACCTTGTGCGCGGCCATGACGGTCCCGGCCTACACTTTTTTCTTGATGGGCACCTTTTGGGCGCTCGGGCCCTCGCCGGCCTCCCACCCCGACGAGGAGGTCGGCTCTTCCAGCTTTTTACCGGACTGGCTGCTTTCTCCGGTCAGACAAGAGGCGAGCTCGCCCGCGATGGCCCACGAAGCTTCCTCAACCAAGCCTTCGCTCGAGCTGGGGGTGCTGGCCCTGCCGGACTGGTTCGCGACCAGCTTCTTTTTCCTCTGGCTCGGAGGGACGCTTCTGGGTGGGGGCTACCTCTTAGGAAAATACCGTGAGCTGCGGCGGATCAATCGCTCCCTCCGCGAGGTCTTCCATCCTGGATGGCAACGACTGGCTGCCCGTTTGGCTCGCACGATGGGCATTCGCGAGCGAGTCCGGCTGCGTTTGGGAGAGGAGGCCGCCAGCCCCATGATCCACGGGACTTTTTCGCCTCGGCTGACTCTGCCGGGCTACATGAAGGACTGGCCGGAGGAAAAGCTCCGTTTGGTCTTCCTGCATGAGCTGGCTCACTGGAAGAACCGGGACAACTTTGTGGGGCCGGTGGCTCTCTGGATGCGGGCCTTCCTCTGGTGCGAGCCTCTTTACCGCAAGGTCATGGACCTGCTGCGCAGCGAGTCGGAAAAGTCTTGTGACGATCTCGTCCTGCGAGCGGGTGTTTCTCCGGTCGAGTATGCCACGAGCCTTTTTGAAGTCTTGAGCTGGAGCCGCCGAAAAGAGGCCCCCCCGCTCGGGGCAGCCTGTCTTACAGGAGGGCAGGCCAAGGAGCGCATGACGAGAATTCTCAATGCCCAAGCCAAGCGCTGGGTCCCCGGCAGCAATCTGCGCGATTCTTTCGTGCTCCTAGGGGTGCTGTCGGCGGTCTTTTTGGTGCATGTGGCCCTGCCGCTGAAGTTGGAGGCCCGAGCGCTGGGTCCCAGCCAGCCCCTTCTGCAACCCCCAAGCTTGGCTTGCCTGGGGCTCCCCCAGGCAAGCACCCAAAACGACCCGGGCGTTTTCACCGTCACTCTCCACGACCGACAGGCCGAAGGGCCCTCTTTGGCGGCCCACCCTGTCTCGCCGGGACTCCTCTTGGGTCGATCACCCGCCCCGGTGGCCCACGAGTATCCCCCCATCATCGTAGAAAAGTCTTCCGCCCTCCCCGCCGCCCCGGAAGCCTCCCGGCACGCCCAAGCGGTCGAGCGCTTGGAGCTGGAGTGGCGAGGGGTCTTGAGCCGCCTCGGGCTCGAACCTTTGCCCCTTCCCCCCGCTGTTCCCGGGACGGAGTGGTCCGCCTACTCGGCAGCCGCCCGCGAGGCCCTGGCCCTAGCGCTTTCCCACGAGCGGGCCGAGCGACCGGCCGCCGCCCTCCAGGCTTACCTGCGGGCCGCGCAGTTTCAATTGCAGGCTTTGCGACCAGGCCTGCCCGAGGAAATGATTCCCCGGCCCTCCGCCGAGCAACTCGATTTCACCCGTTTCCGGCTGGAGCGTTTGTTGGAGCGGATGTGA
- a CDS encoding Hsp33 family molecular chaperone HslO: protein MEVHSHYIRARNCLFIEARLASLYMDYYLHLQDHELRYTQDQDRSLKEALACLLLHLVSRPREETVAWTMNFSDPAMNLFVTGNSRPGQITGRIFTEEVREARQNLFYSQVQIPDGPSYNSMVKVEGRAILSLVEQFYDQSEQLPARFFELPDERFCVVKGMPEADESWLRSLTLPEVEALRETETVKFLETRSYRFDCGCRIDRILPALSGIASRDMEELFGGQEVIRITCPRCGLRYALSRDMMKAFLERENLE, encoded by the coding sequence GTGGAAGTACACAGCCACTACATTCGCGCCCGCAACTGCCTCTTCATCGAAGCCCGCCTGGCCTCCCTTTACATGGACTACTACCTGCACTTGCAGGACCACGAACTGCGCTACACCCAGGACCAGGATCGCTCGCTGAAAGAGGCCTTGGCCTGTCTTTTGTTGCACCTGGTCTCCCGACCGCGGGAGGAAACGGTCGCCTGGACCATGAATTTCAGCGATCCCGCCATGAACCTCTTCGTGACCGGGAATAGCCGCCCCGGCCAGATCACTGGACGGATCTTCACCGAGGAAGTGCGCGAGGCCCGCCAAAACCTCTTCTACTCCCAGGTGCAGATCCCGGACGGACCCAGCTACAACAGCATGGTGAAGGTGGAGGGGCGGGCGATTTTGTCGCTGGTGGAGCAGTTCTACGACCAGAGCGAGCAACTCCCGGCCCGCTTCTTTGAGCTGCCCGATGAGCGATTCTGCGTCGTGAAAGGCATGCCAGAGGCGGACGAAAGCTGGCTCCGATCGCTCACCTTGCCAGAGGTGGAAGCGCTCCGGGAGACAGAGACCGTCAAATTCTTGGAGACGCGGAGCTACCGCTTTGACTGCGGCTGCCGCATCGATCGGATTCTCCCGGCCCTCTCCGGAATTGCCTCGCGCGACATGGAAGAACTCTTCGGCGGCCAGGAGGTCATCCGGATTACCTGCCCGCGCTGCGGCCTCCGCTACGCCCTGTCCAGAGACATGATGAAGGCCTTTCTCGAGCGAGAGAACCTGGAGTGA